A genome region from Erigeron canadensis isolate Cc75 chromosome 3, C_canadensis_v1, whole genome shotgun sequence includes the following:
- the LOC122592436 gene encoding katanin p60 ATPase-containing subunit A-like 2 isoform X2: MADEPSITRWSFQFGRKKELISKDSSAAANGVDSQEANGHVSSNGTSSNQNGIRNNTASELSIYEQYRQAKENSTANGGTLSDAEKPKKSLLPAFESVEMRTLAESLSRDIIRGSPDVKWESIKGLENAKRLLKEAVVMPIKYPKYFTGLLSPWKGILLFGPPGTGKTMLAKAVATECNTTFFNISASSIVSKWRGDSEKLVKVLFELARHHAPSTIFLDEIDAIISQRGESRSEHESSRRLKTELLIQMDGLTKTDELVFVLAATNLPWELDAAMLRRLEKRILVPLPEPEARKAMFEELLPSVPEEETLPYDLLVEKTEGYSGSDIRLLCKEAAMQPLRRVMAILEQRDILPDDELPKVGPIKHEDIQMAIKNTRPSAHLHAPRYDKFNSDYGSQILQ, translated from the exons ATGGCTGATGAACCGTCAATCACTCGTTGGTCTTTTCAG TTTGGGAGGAAAAAGGAGTTGATTTCGAAAGATTCTTCTGCTGCTGCTAATGGTGTGGATAGTCAAGAGGCTAATGGTCATGTTTCAAGTAATGGGACCTCATCAAATCAAAATGGGATTCGAAACAATACCGCGTCTGAATTGTCCATATACGAACAGTATAGACAG GCAAAAGAGAATTCAACAGCTAATGGAGGTACATTGTCGGATGCTGAGAAACC AAAAAAATCTCTGCTTCCTGCATTTGAATCAGTAGAAATGCGCACATTGGCAGAGAGTTTAAGTAG GGATATTATTCGTGGTAGTCCAGATGTGAAGTGGGAGAGCATAAAGGGGTTAGAAAATGCGAAACGCCTGCTTAAAGAAGCAGTTGTTATGCCAATAAAATACCCCAA GTACTTCACTGGTCTTCTATCCCCTTGGAAAGGCATTCTCTTGTTTGGCCCTCCAGGAACTGGAAAG ACCATGCTTGCAAAGGCTGTTGCTACCGAGTGTAATACTACATTTTTCAACATTTCAGCATCATCCATCGTCAGTAAATGGCGTG GTGACTCAGAGAAGTTAGTGAAGGTGTTATTTGAGCTTGCAAGACATCATGCGCCATCAACTATATTTCTTGATGAAATTGATGCAATCATCAGTCAACGAGGTGAATCACGAAGTGAACATGAATCAAGTAGGCGTCTTAAAACAGAGTTACTAATCCAG ATGGATGGTTTGACAAAAACAGATGAGCTAGTCTTTGTATTGGCAGCTACAAACCTCCCTTGGGAACTTGATGCTGCCATGCTCAGACGTCTTGAGAAGAGA ATCCTTGTACCCCTTCCAGAACCTGAAGCAAGGAAAGCCATGTTTGAGGAATTATTACCTTCAGTGCCTGAAGAGGAGACATTGCCGTATGATTTGCTGGTCGAAAAAACTGAAGGTTATTCCGGCTCTGATATACGGTTGTTATGCAAAGAGGCTGCCATGCAACCTCTGAGACGTGTAATGGCTATCCTGGAACAACGAGACATTTTGCCTGACGATG AGCTACCAAAGGTGGGGCCGATCAAACATGAAGACATTCAGATGGCAATAAAGAACACAAGACCATCAGCACATCTACATGCTCCTCGTTATGATAAGTTCAACTCCGATTACGGTAGTCAGATACTCCAATGA
- the LOC122592207 gene encoding uncharacterized protein LOC122592207, with product MDPLSSLSSSEEISSASEFSIPFPFPNLSTGSSLPFLQSVLDAVEDDTTSSIKTRTYIERFREQAHETLMRDYFVENPKFGPVWFLERFRMSQRLFLKIVTDIEQRFVYFQQRIDRSGRKSLAAIQKCTSAVEQLGTGNPPDNFDDYLCMAARTSCESLDHFCSAVTELYRDEYLRRPTSHDVARLYEAHEQRHKIPGMLGSLECTHFVWRNCPKALKGQYKRGDHPYPTVTLEAVASHDLWIWHAFFGPPGSLNDINVLMQSTLWATHVKAMPYPTETNDKKFKKVQESTRKDVERAFGVLKGKWGILSNIVHACIILHNMILKDDGRAISPVRIVDRGVQVVYNHDAVDEIEDEEVHHRL from the exons atggaTCCATTATCTTCATTATCGTCATCTGAAGAAATTTCTTCGGCTTCGGAATTTTCAATTCCTTTTCCGTTTCCAAATTTATCCACGGGTAGTAGCCTACCTTTTTTGCAAAGTGTTCTTGACGCTGTTGAAGACGACACGACAAGCTCAATCAAAACCCGCACCTACATCGAGCGGTTTCGGGAACAAGCTCACGAAACGCTTATGCGTGACTACTTTGTTGAAAACCCAAAGTTTGGCCCGGTTTGGTTTCTTGAAAGATTTCGAATGAGTCAaaggttgtttttgaagattgttaCTGATATTGAGCAACGATTCGTTTACTTTCAACAGCGTATAGATCGGTCGGGGAGAAAGAGTTTAGCTGccatacaaaaatgcacatcCGCGGTGGAACAGCTCGGAACGGGCAACCCTCCAGATAATTTTGATGACTACTTGTGCATGGCAGCAAGAACTTCTTGCGAAAGCCTTGATCATTTTTGCAGCGCAGTCACCGAGTTATATCGTGACGAGTACTTACGTAGGCCGACTAGTCATGATGTTGCCCGGTTGTACGAAGCGCATGAACAGAGACACAAGATTCCGGGAATGCTAGGAAGTCTTGAGTGTACGCATTTTGTTTGGAGAAATTGTCCCAAAGCGTTGAAGGGACAATACAAGAGAGGTGATCATCCATACCCAACAGTTACGCTTGAAGCCGTTGCTTCACAcgacttgtggatttggcatgcttttttTGGTCCTCCAGGATCGCTCAACGATATCAATGTCTTGATGCAATCGACTTT GTGGGCGACTCATGTCAAGGCAATGCCATATCCGACTGAAACAAATGACAAGAAGTTCAAGAAAGTTCAAGAATCGACAAGAAAGGATGTGGAGCGAGCGTTTGGtgttttgaaaggaaaatggGGGATTTTGAGTAACATTGTGCACGCGTGTATTATATTGCACAACATGATTCTAAAGGATGATGGAAGGGCAATATCACCGGTTCGTATTGTGGATAGGGGAGTTCAAGTGGTTTATAACCACGATGCAGTGGATGAgatagaagatgaagaagttcATCATCGTCTTTAA
- the LOC122592436 gene encoding katanin p60 ATPase-containing subunit A-like 2 isoform X1: MADEPSITRWSFQDFKMFYDIKFGRKKELISKDSSAAANGVDSQEANGHVSSNGTSSNQNGIRNNTASELSIYEQYRQAKENSTANGGTLSDAEKPKKSLLPAFESVEMRTLAESLSRDIIRGSPDVKWESIKGLENAKRLLKEAVVMPIKYPKYFTGLLSPWKGILLFGPPGTGKTMLAKAVATECNTTFFNISASSIVSKWRGDSEKLVKVLFELARHHAPSTIFLDEIDAIISQRGESRSEHESSRRLKTELLIQMDGLTKTDELVFVLAATNLPWELDAAMLRRLEKRILVPLPEPEARKAMFEELLPSVPEEETLPYDLLVEKTEGYSGSDIRLLCKEAAMQPLRRVMAILEQRDILPDDELPKVGPIKHEDIQMAIKNTRPSAHLHAPRYDKFNSDYGSQILQ; encoded by the exons ATGGCTGATGAACCGTCAATCACTCGTTGGTCTTTTCAG GATTTTAAGATGTTTTATGATATTAAGTTTGGGAGGAAAAAGGAGTTGATTTCGAAAGATTCTTCTGCTGCTGCTAATGGTGTGGATAGTCAAGAGGCTAATGGTCATGTTTCAAGTAATGGGACCTCATCAAATCAAAATGGGATTCGAAACAATACCGCGTCTGAATTGTCCATATACGAACAGTATAGACAG GCAAAAGAGAATTCAACAGCTAATGGAGGTACATTGTCGGATGCTGAGAAACC AAAAAAATCTCTGCTTCCTGCATTTGAATCAGTAGAAATGCGCACATTGGCAGAGAGTTTAAGTAG GGATATTATTCGTGGTAGTCCAGATGTGAAGTGGGAGAGCATAAAGGGGTTAGAAAATGCGAAACGCCTGCTTAAAGAAGCAGTTGTTATGCCAATAAAATACCCCAA GTACTTCACTGGTCTTCTATCCCCTTGGAAAGGCATTCTCTTGTTTGGCCCTCCAGGAACTGGAAAG ACCATGCTTGCAAAGGCTGTTGCTACCGAGTGTAATACTACATTTTTCAACATTTCAGCATCATCCATCGTCAGTAAATGGCGTG GTGACTCAGAGAAGTTAGTGAAGGTGTTATTTGAGCTTGCAAGACATCATGCGCCATCAACTATATTTCTTGATGAAATTGATGCAATCATCAGTCAACGAGGTGAATCACGAAGTGAACATGAATCAAGTAGGCGTCTTAAAACAGAGTTACTAATCCAG ATGGATGGTTTGACAAAAACAGATGAGCTAGTCTTTGTATTGGCAGCTACAAACCTCCCTTGGGAACTTGATGCTGCCATGCTCAGACGTCTTGAGAAGAGA ATCCTTGTACCCCTTCCAGAACCTGAAGCAAGGAAAGCCATGTTTGAGGAATTATTACCTTCAGTGCCTGAAGAGGAGACATTGCCGTATGATTTGCTGGTCGAAAAAACTGAAGGTTATTCCGGCTCTGATATACGGTTGTTATGCAAAGAGGCTGCCATGCAACCTCTGAGACGTGTAATGGCTATCCTGGAACAACGAGACATTTTGCCTGACGATG AGCTACCAAAGGTGGGGCCGATCAAACATGAAGACATTCAGATGGCAATAAAGAACACAAGACCATCAGCACATCTACATGCTCCTCGTTATGATAAGTTCAACTCCGATTACGGTAGTCAGATACTCCAATGA
- the LOC122592437 gene encoding calcyclin-binding protein-like — MANELSLDLEELRHLQTIAKRPRVASLLSSEILNLQKQINDVASAAPTPTPTPVQTPAPAPISAIPKVAAESTLKYTTLGSFSWDQDGDKIKIYVFMEGVDQEKVQAEFNPMSVDVKFHDVQGKNYRCVIPKLNKAIVPEKCKVLVKPTKVIITLIKASMGNWLDLHFKEDKLKPNLDKERDPMAGIMDLMKNMYEEGDDEMKKTIAKAWTDARSGKTADPMKSYQ, encoded by the exons ATGGCGAACGAATTGTCTCTTGATTTGGAAGAACTTCGACATCTTCAAACCATTGCCAAGCGCCCACGCGTTGCTTCTCTCCTTTCTTCCGAGATTCTCAATCTCCAAAAG CAAATTAATGATGTTGCTTCAGCAGCACCAACTCCAACTCCAACTCCTGTCCAGACTCCAGCCCCAGCTCCAATTTCAGCAATTCCAAAGGTGGCTGCTGAATCAACATTAAAGTACACTACACTCGGATCTTTTAGCTGGGATCAAGATGGTGATAAGATTAAG ATTTATGTCTTTATGGAGGGAGTTGATCAAGAAAAGGTTCAGGCCGAGTTCAATCCCATGTCTGTTGATGTGAAGTTTCATGATGTTCAAGGGAAGAATTATCGATGTGTCATACCTAAATTGAACAAAGCAATTGTACCAGAGAAATGCAAAGTGTTAGTTAAACCCACAAAGGTCATAATAACATTGATCAAGGCTTCAATGGGTAACTGGTTGGACCTGCACTTCAAGGAGGATAAG CTTAAGCCGAATCTCGACAAGGAGCGTGACCCAATGGCAGGAATTATGGATTTGATGAAG AATATGTACGAGGAAGGTGATGATGAAATGAAGAAAACAATTGCCAAAGCATGGACAGATGCCAGATCTGGCAAGACAGCAGATCCTATGAAGAGCTATCAATAG